Below is a genomic region from Zavarzinella sp..
AAAAGACCACAAGGTGCGTGGGGTGTTCGTGGGTGGGAACTACACCGAATACGAAGTTTCTGATGACAAAAAGCCAGAACCCAGGAAAAAAGACCCCGTAGAGCCCAAAAAAGAAGAACCAAAGAAAGAAGTCAAAGAAACAAAGCAACTTCCCACCGAACTGGATGTAGACCGCACCCCCAAAATCAAAACGGGTGGAAATGTGATCATCCGGAATGCCACAGTACTTACGGCAGCGAAACCTGCCACGTTGAAGAATGTGGATATTTTTGTCCAGAAAGGCAAAATCGTGGATATCGCCCCCACCAGTAACAAAACTGTTGCGGGTGCCACTGTGATTGATGCGAAAGGGATGTTTGTGATGCCTGGCATCATTGATACCCACGCCCACTTCAGCATTGCGGGTGGGGTGAATGAATTTTCATTATCGGTGGTACCCGAAGTGCGGGTCAAGGATGTCATCAATTCCGATGAAATTGCGATCTATCGCAGCCTCGCAGGTGGGGTCACAGCCGCACGGCTGCTTCATGGCAGTGCCAACGTGATTGGTGGCCAGGATGCCGTGATCAAGCTGAAATACCAGCGATCTGCCAATGAACTGCTCATCGAAGATGCCCCACAAGGGGTAAAATTTGCTCTGGGCGAAAATGTGAAGCGATCCGAAGGCCGATTTCCCAACACCCGCCTGGGTGTCGAAGCGGTGCTGGTGCGTGCCTTTACCGAAGCCCAGCAATATCAGCAGCAATGGAAGGACTATGAGGATGCGAAAGGACGCTTACCCAAGCCACGCAAGGACTTACGGCTGGAAGCGCTGAGCGATATTCTTGAAGGAAAAATCAAGGTTCACTGCCACTGTTACCGTTCGGATGAAATCATCATGCTGTTGCGGGTGGCAGACCGATTTGGCATCAAAATCCAGTCGTTGCAGCACGTTCTGGAAGGCTACAAGGTGGCACCGGAAATCGCCGAACATGGGGCCAGTTGCTCGCTCTTTTCCGATTGGTGGGCGTATAAAATCGAGGCATTTGATGCAATTCCGTTCGCCACCGCGATGCTGCACCGGGCTGGCGTGGATGTCTGCCTGAAATCAGACAGCTCGGAACTGGTCCGCCACATGTATCAGGAGGCAGCCAAACTGATCAAGTATGGCAGCATGACCGAAGAGGAAGCTCTCAAGACAATCACGTACAACGCAGCGAAACAACTGGGGCTGGAAAAACGGATTGGCAGCATCGAGGTGGGCAAAGATGCCGACCTGGCCATATTCAACGGCCACCCACTCAACGGCTTCAGTCGCTGTGAAATGACACTGGTAGAGGGGGAAGTTTATTTTCAGAATGCAGAAAAGCTGGTTCCGTTTGCTCCGGCAGCAATCAGCCCCACCAAACCCACGCTGGCCAAGTTTCCGGAACTGCCAAAATCGGGCTCTTACCTGCTGAAAAATGTCGAACTGCACAATCCGGGTGCCAAGCCAATCACCACCGATGTGCGGATTGTGGCAGGGAAAATCGATGAAATTGGCACCAAACTGCCACAGAACAACGCCACGGTGCTGGAAGCGAAAGGCTATCGACTTTACCCAGGGATGATCGACGCAGGCACGATTATTGGCCTGACCGAGATCGGCTCGGCAAAGGAAACACAGGATTTTGCGGAAAGCGGGGATTTTCAACCTGATATTCAGGCCGCGACAGGCATCAATCCGGATTCGGAAATTATCCCCGTTACCCGCGCCAACGGTGTGCTGACCGTGGTCACCCGTCCCGCAGGTCCGGTGGTATCTGGCCAGGCCGCACTGATCAATCTGGAAGGCTGGGTTCCCAAAGAAATGGTGGTGGAAGGTCGCCTCGCACTGCACATCGACTATCCATCAGAGTTCAGCTTTCCGATGTCGGATCCTTCCACCCCTTCGGTGGGGATGGCAGTGGCCAAAAAGATTCGGCAGGAAAAAATTCGCAAGCTGAAAGCACTCTTTGCGGCAGCAAAACGCTACCAGAGTGCCCGGCAGGCCGACCAGAAATACCCCACCGATCCACAACTGGAAGCGATGCTGCCCTACATTACTGGTCAGAAACCAGTGATTGTCACCGCAGATCGTGAAAATGATATTCGCGAGGCACTGGCACTGGCGAAAGAAATGCCCTTCAAAATGATCCTCAGTGGGGGCACCGATGCCTGGAAAGTGGCTGATGAACTGAAAAAACAGGACGTTCCAGTGATCATTGGCCCGGTGATGACCCTGCCACGCCGACCATACGATCCCTTTGATGCACCTTATGCCAATGCGGCAAAACTGCATAAAGCGGGCGTAATGTTCTGTATCCGCAGCAGTGGCGGCACCAACACACGGAACCTGCCGTACGAAACAGCGATGGCAGTATCCTACGGCTTACCACCTGAAGTGGCGTTACAGGCAATCACGATCAATCCCGCCACCATTCTGGGAGTTGCCGATCGCCTGGGTTCGATAGAAACCGGCAAAATGGCCAACCTGGTTCTGACCAATGGCGATATTCTCCAACCCAGCACGCAGGTGATTGGGTTGTTCATCAATGGCAAGCCACTACCACCCACCAGTAAACACACCGAGCTGTACGAGAAATACACCCGCCGACTGGAAGAATATCTCAATCAGAAAAACCGCTGATCACTTATCAGCAGAAACATTGTGGCGAAGATGAACCAGTATCTTTTCACAGAATGTCTGTAAATATCCATTTTCAATGTAGCAAATGCTGAAAGTTCTGGACTATTAAAATCTTCATTCTGAAATTTTTGGAATCTCCTGAATAAGCTGTGTTAGTAGGATAAGCGTTATTAAATTTTGCACAAATTTCTGACAATGAAGAAAATATTTCGGTATAAGTGGCAAATCCTTGCCGTTTTTGTCGTGCTATTTGCTCTGTGGTATTTCTGGCCTGCACGTTACAAGCGGACTATCAGTTACGAGACGACCCGCCTTACCACGCCGGTAGATGAATTGGGCTATCTGGATTACGAAACATTTGTGAATGAAATGTTGAAGGGGGATATCAAGCCTGAAGAAAATGCAATGGTTCTGTTAGTGCAGGCAATCGGCCCAAAACCTGAAGGATCGACGGTGCCGCCGGATTACTATCAG
It encodes:
- a CDS encoding amidohydrolase family protein; protein product: MLRFFVSVIFFLSSSQLIFAADQYYVIQNATVHVDSATNLLTATVVIKNDKIIAVQEKGIEIPPGATVIDGKGMHLYAGFTDLATTRGFSVEARKNMIAAESPPNTEESVLVATKADHAKGLTPEFETSQFLLHDEKEIAPWREVGITKQMTIPTGGFISGQACLTQLVEGTPRQALLQPKTAMVVSFSTIPGSDYPRALMGVFAHCRQKMYDALYYAEQSVGNNRPKFNPLLDALLPPLGMKQVVIFDADSRDEIERAVRFADEFRLRPIILGGKDAWKLAGFLAEKKIPVILRIPYPDKILEQPNLPERAAQQQKDELQETIAGYQKLVAKGVPVALSTDGISGEKTQNRWVENLQKLVKAGAEPKDVLQSLTQTPAQLLGLEKSYGQIAPGFTADLVLMDGKWFEKDHKVRGVFVGGNYTEYEVSDDKKPEPRKKDPVEPKKEEPKKEVKETKQLPTELDVDRTPKIKTGGNVIIRNATVLTAAKPATLKNVDIFVQKGKIVDIAPTSNKTVAGATVIDAKGMFVMPGIIDTHAHFSIAGGVNEFSLSVVPEVRVKDVINSDEIAIYRSLAGGVTAARLLHGSANVIGGQDAVIKLKYQRSANELLIEDAPQGVKFALGENVKRSEGRFPNTRLGVEAVLVRAFTEAQQYQQQWKDYEDAKGRLPKPRKDLRLEALSDILEGKIKVHCHCYRSDEIIMLLRVADRFGIKIQSLQHVLEGYKVAPEIAEHGASCSLFSDWWAYKIEAFDAIPFATAMLHRAGVDVCLKSDSSELVRHMYQEAAKLIKYGSMTEEEALKTITYNAAKQLGLEKRIGSIEVGKDADLAIFNGHPLNGFSRCEMTLVEGEVYFQNAEKLVPFAPAAISPTKPTLAKFPELPKSGSYLLKNVELHNPGAKPITTDVRIVAGKIDEIGTKLPQNNATVLEAKGYRLYPGMIDAGTIIGLTEIGSAKETQDFAESGDFQPDIQAATGINPDSEIIPVTRANGVLTVVTRPAGPVVSGQAALINLEGWVPKEMVVEGRLALHIDYPSEFSFPMSDPSTPSVGMAVAKKIRQEKIRKLKALFAAAKRYQSARQADQKYPTDPQLEAMLPYITGQKPVIVTADRENDIREALALAKEMPFKMILSGGTDAWKVADELKKQDVPVIIGPVMTLPRRPYDPFDAPYANAAKLHKAGVMFCIRSSGGTNTRNLPYETAMAVSYGLPPEVALQAITINPATILGVADRLGSIETGKMANLVLTNGDILQPSTQVIGLFINGKPLPPTSKHTELYEKYTRRLEEYLNQKNR